aggtgagggtatcatctggagtgccccagggaagtgtggtaggtccgctgttgttttctatctacttaaatgatcttttgaatagggtggatagcaatgtgcggctgtttgctgatggtgctgtggtgtacgggaaggtgtcctcgttgaatgactgtagaaggatacaagatgacttggataggatttgtgattagtgtaaagaatggcagctaactccaaaatacacataaatgtaaattaaagcagatgaataggaaaaagaatcccgtaatgtttgaatactccatcagtcgtgtagcgctcgacacagtcacgtcgattaaatatttgggcgtaacattgcagagcgatatgaagtgggacaagcatgtaatggcagttgtggggaaggcggatagtcgtcttcggttctttggtagaattttgggaagatgtggtccatctgtaaaggagaccgcttataaaacactaatacgacctattctcgagtactgctcgagcgtttgggatccctatcaggtcggattgagggaggacatagaagcaattcagaggcgggctgctagatttgttactggtaggtttgaccatcacgcgagtgttacggaaatgcttcaggaactcgggtgggagtctctagaggaaaggaggcgttcttttcgtgaatcgctactgaggaaatttagagaaccagcatttgaggctgactgcagtacaattttactgccgccaacttacatttcgcggaaagaccacgaagataagataagagagattagggctcgtacaggggcatataggcagtcatttttccctcgttttgtttgggagtggaacagggagaggagatgctagttgtggtacgaggtaccctccgcgacgaaccgtatggtggattgcggagtatgtatgtagatgcagaattaGTAGGGAACTAGCTGCAGCACGACCAGCCCGTCCGGAGGCAGCGGGCTTCAGAATGGTAAAGTCCCCCGAGGACGAGCAGCGGGTGGTGTTTAGCGAAGGGCGGCCGACTCACCCTGGTGCTGGAAGCCCCTGGCGGTGTCGGGCGGCGGCTCCGGCTGcgacggcggcgggggcggctgcgggggcggctgctggtgctgctgctggtggtggtggtggtgctgtggTGGCGGGAAGACGCCGGGCACGCCCACGCCCGCGCCCACGCCGTAGAgcccgccgcccccggcgccgtaCGCCACCCCCACGATGGAGCCGGCCAGCGCCGTCGGGTCCAGCGGCGGGGGCGGCTGCGGCTGCCTctgcggctgcgggggcggcggcgggggagggccCGGGCGGCCGACCGCCCCCAGCGCCGCCCCGcccccggcggcggcggcggccaccgcggcggcggcgacggcggcggcggctttGGCTCCCGGGGCGACGGctggggcggcggaggcggagggggGCCGGCCGGCGAGCGCGGCGGCGCTGTAGGCGGCGGAGGCGGCCGAGAAGGCGGCGAGCACGGCCTCCATGCCCACCCCCGAGCCGCGCGCCTCCAGCAGCGCCGCCGCCAGCTGCTCGCGCAGCGCGTCCGTCATGGCAGAGAGCCGCGAGAGGCGCGCCGCCCCCGACTCCTCGTCCTCATCCTCCCGGTCCTCCTCGTAGTCCTCGTCCTCGTCGTAGTAGTCCTGCGCACACGACGACTCCTTAAAGCCAGCACCACACGCAATCAGGTCTACTTCCGAGCGGTGTTCAAATAGTAAATATACCGTGACCGCGACGGGCTGTCACTTTTTGACGGTTGACAACACATTTCATTccactagctgcttattttttatgttttatttttttgttcaacggaatggatagtgtcttcaaaggagggtatatgatgaacatcaacaaaagcaaaacgaggataatggaatgtagtcgaattaagtcgagtgatgctgagggaattagattagaaaacgagacagttaaagtagtaaaggagttttgctatttggggagcaaaataacggttgatggtcgaagtagagaggatataaaatgtagactggcaatggcaaggaaagcgtttctgaagaagagaaatttgttaacatcgagtatagatttaagtgtcaggaagtcgtttctgaaagtatttgtatggagtgtagccatgtatggaagtgaaatgtggacgataaataatttggacaagaagagaatagaaccttttgaaatgcggtgttacagaagaatgctgaagattagatgggtagatcacataactaatgaggaggtactgaatagaattggggagaagaggagtttgtggcacaacgtgactagaagaagggatcggttggtaggacatgttatgaggcatcaagggatcaccaatttagtattggagggcaacgtggagggtaaaaatcgtagagggagaccaagagatcaatacactaagcagatccagaaggatgtaggttgcagtaggaactgggagatgaagaggcttgcgcgggatagagtagcatagagagctgcatcaaaccagtctcaggactgaagacaacaacaacaacaacaacaacaacaacaaccgtctaatttcttatggtgggttgTATTTTGCCACTCGAATGTGGAATTTTCGTTTTGGGGGCGACAATCGATGCACAACGGTAACGCGACACCCTAAAAAATTCGAAAGGACGGGTCGAGACAGGAGGAGGTGGTGACGAGCGTCGAGGGCTCACTCCACGGCGAGGCCCTCCCTCGCACTACTTTTACCTGCCGAGGCGCCCTCATACTGATTTCGTTGGGACGGTCTGAACCACCACTCCGCATTCCGGTGAGGTGGCGCCTTCAGATTGTCATCTTTTCACGTCCCCGAAGGCACACACGAACAGAATTAAACTTTCAGCTGTCCAGCAGGCGCAGGAAGAGGTTCTGAAGTGGGCGGAGGACCTGGCGGGAGAATTTCGCGAGGACTTCATAAAGAAGGTGGTGCCCGCAGCTCGCAGCAAGTAGTAAATGAAGACCTTCTGGTGACACCGAAAATTCACCGACGGTCTCTGTAAATATGATTCAAACGAAAAATGCTGTATGAGGAGCGTCGGGCGGACGTCGGTAGGGTGCGCACAGAGTAATGTGGGCGGTGGATGCGCAGATGGAGGGCAGAgtgggcggtggtggtggtggaggggaaatgctgagcgctgaAGGGCAAGGGACGCTCTAGTGTCTAGACGGAAGCCTacacccacattttttttttttttttttttttgtaaataaaaagcagAGCCCGTCCACGTGCATACCTGCATGGCGACCAATGTGGAAGAGGTACTGCCACCTCTGCTTCGGCTACAGTTGGAGCCACGGACGACGGCGGGCGACTTTATGCTTATTCTGCGCGCCTACGTCATGCTTACTGCAAGGGGAAATGAGCGCTCTGCCCCGAATGTTGTTCgccgtcgcgttctcgcttcccaagcgcggggtcccaggttcgattccggaTGTGGTCAGGGACTTTCACCAGCCTCCAGGtggctgcgtgtttgtgttgtcctcatcgtttcatcaccaCTGACGACAGTGgtcagactggactgagcaaacgttgggaacgtgtacgggtgctgataactgcGCGGTCAGTCGGGCGCCCAACAAACTGAACGTCATCACCGAATGACACAAGAAATGCGAACATTGTACGTGATCGTGACGAGTTACTCGGAgaacttttgttccatttgttgagaACTGTCACGCTGACACCTTCTACATAAGCAAGTGAGAAACATCGTCTCACGTCAAATGACTCCCGGTTGTCGGCCGTATGGCGGGCTGTAGTCAGGCTGGCATCCCCCCGCTGTCCGcagcgtccccagacacgtcttcaccgATCATCGGGGCCGAGATCGAagcgtcactgaagacaattctactccggtcaatgagattccatgtGGAAGAAATGACGGAAGACGCCCCACACAGTGGAGAAATACCTATACCGACTGTCGCTCGCCCTACAACCACGAGTCATGATCTGGGGTGCCACTTGATATcgaagcaggacccctttggttgtcattcgtggcacccttacagcacagcactacgtcgaggatattctacgccacgttttCTTGCCCTTCGCAGCAatccatcgtgggcttacatttcgacAGGATAATGGCCGGCCGCTCGTGGCGACAGTTCGTCCTGCTCGTCTTCGTGTTTGCCACACCCTACCTCGGCAGAAGGATCGCCGGTTaagctgtggccttctccaccagacatcacggcgcctagagtatcagcaacgaAACTGACAGCcggcagccgcgggttgcccacctcgcaggcacaccgaagcaatATTGATGAAtggccataacaacaacaacacagcaaagacaccagcggacaccaggggccactaccggcccacataaacataaggaagaggtcgctgcagatcccgggaCTATTTTcgcacgtcaaaccacgtgatggaagaTAGTTGCGAGGTACTGATCCGCCGAAGCGCTATTAAGGCCgacgctcggccgcacatcggcagttcatcgaccgccagcagacgtggatagctgccgccccggcagcccgacttggatcttctcgctgatctctggattaggctcggTACATCGGAGAAGACTCTGgcagagactagtaggaaattatttccttgttttctatattattcacgtatgtagttgtgattcgaagacggatcactgttttatgTTGGTGTTATACATGgaaaatttgttttggttaattcaacagtccaaataaattgTTTCTGGACTCGATCGTTAGTTttttctgcttacgcagacataactGGTTCTGTGGCACATTGAGAATGTTTAAAGCATTAGAGGAAGGGGCCTGGAGCTGTCGGGAATCTCACGACCTGAcgcgccagtcggacagaatttggcacgatattgtTCACGGCGGCATCCAGCAACTCCACCGATACCTGCGTGCGTAAGGGCCAGAGTGGGAGCAACGCATTGTCGCCTTGCTCAATTAGCGAaggtctttctctcgaataaatgatccaaattttctaaaattgtaatcgtttcactgtctgtacgtgtacacgccagtAGGGGGGCAACAGGGCCATCCGCGCATTTTgctagtgcgggttgcctacattcgGCAAGTATGCAGTCAGggcatacttgcccctgatgtaggcaacccgcactatcAAAATGCACGGATGgccctgttgcccccccccccctattcatcTCATGTAGGGACTGCCATCACATTTGCTTGTGGTGTGCCCTTGTTTTCGGGTCTGCTCTTAAGAGAGTTGGCCACTACCAAAAAGTTTACTTTTCTGCCTACTCTTCcaccatcagttttttttttttttttgtaaagagaAGTACGTTAAATATGGTGTGAACTTGGACAGTAGGCTACAGTAGAGTTCAGCCTGTACCCACAACCTCTATTTCGGATTTGGAATCATCAGCTTCGCGAACACAACCAGGCGACGAGCTCCCACTGTAGGGCAGACCCCGGGCCAGACTCACCTCTTCGTCGTCGTGGGCGCGGTGCGCGAGCCCTGCGGCCGGCGACGGCTGGTGGTGGAAGGCCGGCTGCGGCTGCAGCTGGGGGTGGAAGGCCGCGTACTGCGGGGGCGGCTGCACGGCGGGCCGCGCCGCGAACTGCGGCACCTGCAGGATCAGCGCCTCCGGGGGCGGCGCCCCCGCCTGGCCGCGCTGCCGCCCGCCGCCCACGCCGGGGGTTCGCCTCCCGCTGCTGCCGCCTGCCGACACAGCGACGGACGGCCGTCAAAAGGATGAAAAGGGGAACGTCACACAGACACGTGCCAAATACTGAGCCCACAGGGTCAAGTTGTGGACGCGCTTATTTTGGAACATCACAAATGAAACCCTCGAAACATTAACGGAAGGGGACAGCTGCACAAAAGGGTTGCCCACAGGGGTCGATTTGCGGACCGTTTTTTCGAACATGGCCATTTAATCCCTCCTAATATTAATGGATGGTGGCTACTGCACAGAAATAAATAGTACTGCCACCAAAAGGATGCCGACAGGGGCCGCATTGCACATCCCAACATTAATGGAACAGAAAGTCTGCACACAGGTACCTGCTTTCGATAACTATCCAAACCGTGAGCCGTTTATGGGGGCTAGGTAATAGATTCATCACATAAACCCTCTACAATACTAGGAAAAGTTGATGGTGTCGGCTGAAGGAGACCCAAGAATGTGTTTGGTCGTAATAGCAAGTGGGTAATTGGTTTGAACTGACAAATAGCCGCCTTCAGATTACACGTCCACTGTATCTATTATCTGAGACATCAGTGATAACCACCAGAAACTGGAGGAGGACATGAACATGGCAATGAATCTCAAACCCACTTGTTATTTATTACACTTGCATATCCAAATACCAGCAACAAATCGCCACCTACAGTGCACTCAACTGACTTACGAACTTGCAGCAGTACACGTAAGCATTATGACTTTCCCGCTATATAATTAGAATGAAGCTGTGGTCGCCAATACATCAGTAAAGTTGTAATAGTGATATGTCGGATGTCAACTCATTCGaatgagttttcttttatttatagctGACACCTGGATTCATAAGGATAATAAATAACCAGTGAGGTTGCGACTCACTGCAATGTCCGTATCCTTCTTTAATTAATCTACAGTCGCTGTGGCCAAAGCTTCCTAATGGAATCAATGTAGGTTACTGTAACTTGTTACACTACTCTAAACCCGACCAGACCATATCTGCAAGCGTACAGAACCAGAAGAGGACACGGTCAGAGTACGTGTGTGGGCATACATCATTTCTGTGGGACTACAGAAATCGCAAGAAATACGGCCAGAGTACGTCCGTCAGAGTACAGACTCAGACGGAGACACCCCCTGGGCTCTTCTGCCGGCTAAGACAACCAGAAGCAGACACGTCCATCGGTGTGCGACTCACCGGAGGCGGCCCTGGAGTGCGGCGCGGCGCCCGGAGAGGTGGACTTGGGCGTCTGGGGCCTGGAGCGCGGCCTGGGCGGTGTCGGCGACGACGACGCGGCCGTGGACGGCGCCTgggcgcgctgctgctgctgctgctgctgctgctggcggcgcGGGCTGGGCGTGgtgcgcgggggcggcggcggcgactgGTGCTGCGCGGGGTGCGggggcagcgggggcggcggcggcgactgGTGGAGCTGCTGGTGGGGCGCGAAGGGGCTCTGGCTGGCCAGCCACTGCGCCAccagctgctgctgccacagcccgtCCAGGCTGGCCGCCTTCACGCGACCTGCGCGCATTACACACTCGTCAGTCAGCGGTGGCTCTGAGCGCCAGTGGGGATGTGTCagtctccaccaccaccaccagcccaatcaccaccacttcctcctcctctgtgGGGCGCACGGCCTGGTGGTCCACAGCCACACAGCTGATGGTGATAATGactgtggtggtggtcgtggtcatGGTGAGGTGGTTGTCGTGGTGATGGTGCTGGTCATGCTCAGATCGGCAGGAGAAGGAAGTGGTCGTGACTGGACTGGTGGTGGTGGTCATGATCGTGGTGAGGTGGTTATCATGGTGATGGTTCTGGTCATGCTGAGATAGGAGGAGAAGGAAGTGGTGGTGATTAgactggtggttgtggtggtggttgtggttgtggtgagGTGGTTGTCTTGGTGATGGTGCTGGTCATGCTGAGATGGGCAGGaggaggaagtggtggtggtggtgaggtggTTGTCATGGTGATGGTGCTGGTCATGCTGAGATAGGAGGAGAAGGAAGTGGTGGTGATtagactggtggtggtggtggtggttgtggttgtagTGAGGTGGTTCTCTTGGTGATGGTGCTGGTCATGCTGAGATGGGCAGGAGGAGGGTGGTGCTGGTGGTGTGGTTGCCATGGTGATAGTGATGGTCATGCTGAGATGGGCAGGAAGAGGAAGTGGTGGTGcttggagtggtggtggtggtggtgaggtggTTGTCATGGTGATGGTGCTGGTCATGCTGAGATGCACAGGAGGAGGAAGTGGTGGTGAttggactggtggtggtggtggttgtggttgtggtggtggtgaggTGGTTGTCTTGGTGATTGTGCTGGTCATGCTGAGATGGGCAGGAGGAGGAAGTGGTGGTGATTGGACTGGTGGTGGTGTTGAGGTGGTTGTGAttggactggtggtggtggtggtggtggtggtggttgcacTGAGAGGAGGAGTGTTTGTTGGTGGGAGTGGGAGGAAGGGGGTGAAAGAGATGTGGTTTTCGAGATGATGCTACCAGTGATGGACTAATGATGGTGGGTTCATAAGAAGTAGACGATAAATTCATCAATCCCCCCATCCTAGGTGAACTTTGTCGTCCGTGATGATGAAGAGGACAGTCAGTAACCTTTCTCAATGCCACATGTAATTGCTTTGATATTATATGTACCACATTGTTTTGACTAATGAATCTTTAGACTTTTCCTCCACTTAAGAGAACTGCACGGATGTCAGTGCGAGAGACTGACGCAGTCCGCCGCAGATCACTCGGGGCAGCTACTGTGGCGTGAGGTTCTCCCTCCGTCAGCGTCCCTCCCCTCTGACGTACAACTGAGAAGATAGGCACacgggacaaaaaattagtcactcccAGCGGACGTCGCCTCCTCTAGCCTCGGCGATGGCCTCAGATCGACGAGGAAGAGAATCCGCAAGTTTCTTCACGTAGCCACAGCGAGAAGAAGCCACTCGTTTACGATCGGTTCCCACATAAATACTAAACTGCTGGCATACAGATACGTGTAACCCACTCTTCCCGCACATTTTCTGAGAGACTAAGAGCACACGATTCAGCGAGCCAATCGAGATGTGAAGGGTTGCTCTCATCGGTCCGTCAGGCCACTTCACCTCTCACATTATTTGCAGAGGGACGAAATGGAGACTGGTTAGGCCACATTACAGATCCCGCCTCCCCCTTCCGGGTAGCCGTTTGGCCCACTGTGTATCCGTGCATCTTTATATGCCAAAGTGGGCAATGGCTTTTGCCAGGTATCCGACTTCAAATTTCCATTGTCTACAGTTCCCTTCACAGTGTACGGTCAAAAACTGGTCGAGGCAGACCTAACAGCAGCAATTACGTCCATTTTGAAACACCGGTCTCGGGCCACTGCCTACGATCTCTCTGCAAACTAAGTTGCGAGTCTGCAAGCAGTGCACCGTTCCTCGTGGAGGAGCGCAGTCTGCATCGATACGAGAAGAAATGGGACAGCTGCTTCGACGGCGTGGTCACGGGCACGCAGAGACGCTGCAGATCCCTTCTGCCATTCTGTCAGCTCTCCATCTCAGtgctctcattcaaaaatggttcaaatggttctaagcagtacgggacttaacatccgatgTGATGAGCCCCTAGACgaataattacttaaacctaaggacaccacacacatccatgcctgcgaacgtagcagcagcgcggttctggactgaagcgcctagaaccgctcggccacagcggcctgcagtGCAGTCACTCCACACATCGATTGACACGTACGCACCACCACAATGCCCTGACTCTCGTCAGTGGTGGAGGATTAAATGACTGCCCGGTACAGCCAGTGTGCTGCTCTAATGGGGGTTGGTAATACTTTGTCTGGTCAGCACACCCTACGTTATTGGTGACAAATATATGGAGCACATCACACAGTATAAATATTTACGGGGACGAAAATGTAAACTGGGTATTAGGAAAGATGAATGGTAAGAATTGGGGACTATGAGGCCTCAGCTGTAAAGGCCCGTGTGGTCAGTTCTAGGGTAGGGTACTGTTCCAATGTTTGGAGTCCTTACCAGGTAGGGACGTCCTGCTGTAATGGTAACAGGCCGGTACAGCCTGTACCAGAGTGCGACAGGGGTATTGGGGAGACATAAATCGGAAGCTTTTATCTTGTTGGAAGCCTAACAGATCAAGTATATATACAGTAACTTCGTTTCA
This sequence is a window from Schistocerca nitens isolate TAMUIC-IGC-003100 chromosome 11, iqSchNite1.1, whole genome shotgun sequence. Protein-coding genes within it:
- the LOC126212782 gene encoding zinc finger protein ZIC 5-like, which translates into the protein MRDGVSNKGDTVESSPCVQAGLPDAFDLSAPSTSSSSAPTTPVGGRRVKAASLDGLWQQQLVAQWLASQSPFAPHQQLHQSPPPPPLPPHPAQHQSPPPPPRTTPSPRRQQQQQQQQQRAQAPSTAASSSPTPPRPRSRPQTPKSTSPGAAPHSRAASGESHTDGRAGAPPPEALILQVPQFAARPAVQPPPQYAAFHPQLQPQPAFHHQPSPAAGLAHRAHDDEEDYYDEDEDYEEDREDEDEESGAARLSRLSAMTDALREQLAAALLEARGSGVGMEAVLAAFSAASAAYSAAALAGRPPSASAAPAVAPGAKAAAAVAAAAVAAAAAGGGAALGAVGRPGPPPPPPPQPQRQPQPPPPLDPTALAGSIVGVAYGAGGGGLYGVGAGVGVPGVFPPPQHHHHHQQQHQQPPPQPPPPPSQPEPPPDTARGFQHQGESAALR